In Osmia lignaria lignaria isolate PbOS001 chromosome 13, iyOsmLign1, whole genome shotgun sequence, the DNA window tttgataaaAACACTTTACATTCGCGCCATTTATAATACTGTAAGATTAGAATGGTCTTAACTTGCAATTTATTGgaatataaaatactatttaattgtattattacttactattaaaatataattcaaatgaaaatagcTTTATTTacctaaatataaatgaaatcatAGATCTTGAGCTTTTATCTATCACAGATAGATCGAGATCCATGAAAGAAGTTATCGCACAAAGGTGGAGTATCACAATCGTAATCTTATACGTATGTTTATATAAATTAGCCAATGAGAAAAAATCTATAACTGACGTCATGAAAAGTTTGAACTTTAAttcttattattttgtttttaaggttcttaataattatttaactgGGCATGTATGTAATTTTGTAATCTAATTAACAAATCTGAAACGGCCATGTTATGACGCTCGCTTACATCAGCGCAAGCTTCATGAAATGAACATACCAATTTATTTGATATCAAGAAAGAAATGAACTTTAGACCATTGTCAACAAAGTGGTCCCACCACGTATAAGAGAAACTGAACAATTTTACGAACATTTCGTGATATATATTATGaaaaagaatttataatttacagTTGTATTATTTATCGATTTGTTGATTATTTAGTTAACAATGGCGCGTGTACTCGTAGGTGTAAAGAGAGTTATCGATTATGCAGTTAAGGTATATTTGAACgatacattaaaatatttaaaagcaagaaatattaatacaataatgatattaaaatagTGAGCATACTAACATTTAAATGTTACATAATTTGTAAGTTGCacaaaaacattttattacatggaattataatataaatttttattaaaataatatgttcTCAGCATCCGTATAGTTTATgtaacatatattttatttttctttactttcagaTTCGTGTTAAACCAGACAAAACAGGTGTTATAACGGATGGAGTAAAACATTCAATGAACCCATTTGATGAAATTGCAATTGAGGAAGCTGTACGAATGAAGGAAAAGAAACTTGTACAAGAAATAATTGCAGTGTCATGTGGACCAACACAAGCTCAAGATACTATAAGAACCGCACTTGCAATGGGTGCTGATAAAGGAATTCATGTTGAGATATCTGGAGCTGAATATGAGACTTTACAACCTATTCatgtttctaaaattttagccAAATTGGCTCAAGAAGAAAAAGCAGATTTAGTAATTATTGGTAAGCAAGCTATAGATGATGATTGCAATCAAACTGCACAAATGATTGGGGGTTACTTGGATTGGCCAACTGGAACATTTTGTAGTAAAGTATGTTAATGAATAGTAATTTGAAGTAATATTATGTGAATCTAGTTTCTGTTATCTGATTTATGTGTTTGTGCAATaggttgaaaataataatggtGAATTAACTGTCACACGTGAAATTGATGGAGGATTGGaagttattaaaatgaaaatgccAGCAGTTTTAAGTACTGATTTACGTCTTAATGAACCAAGATATGCTACATTACCAAATATTATGAAGGCTAAAAAGAagccaattaaaaaaattacaccAAAAGATCTAGGTGTAGATTTTGCTGCAAGAATTGAAATGTTGTCAGTTGAAGAACCACCAGCTAGAAAGGGTGGTGTTATTCTACCAGATATTGATActttaattggaaaattaaaagaagCTGGACATGTTTAGTTGTTATTATGATGTTATTACTGAAAAGTAATGTTAAAAATATCTTGCAGTGCTTTATATTCATTacactttttattaaatttggcTGTATATAGAACAACTTTTTATACACTATGAGATATTGTATGTTATACTTCAATAAACTTTTTTCTGCAGAAAATAAAGCAATAGGTCCCTTTATCATATAACTGATAgtcataataaaataacatcttatatatttatatatctctttggtaaataacaacattatttttCTACATCAAATTTGTACTTCTACGTTTTCACACATTATTGACATTAGCTATTGTGTCGCGTACTTGTACATGTGTAGAGGTTTGTTTTTTATCATTTACTGGTTTCTGTAAATTTCCATTTACATACATTCATTTTGATTATgaattgcaattttcaatatttattgtatttctctttttttctttgcatTTTCTTCATCGAGAATACTATGTAACTTACCAAAAATCTTTCTAGACTTAAATACGAAAATTATATAAGAATATATCtctttaaaaatcatattaaaatatgtaattcGTACATTCGTTAATCTTTTTTAAAGATTACACACTGTAAATTCTTCGTAGAGTAGATAAAACTAAATGCCAATACCCGTATTTATTACCCTACAAAAGTTAATCCTTTAAAAAAATTGAGTAATAATCTGGCATAACTACTTCATAAGTAATCCaagtaagaaaataattttcttaatacttattttctctttttaatataCCTCGTATAAACTAAAACGTTGCAGAAAGTTTACTGAACAGTCTTTTATAATTAAGCTATTTATATATGTCAAAAGACAAAAAGAGGAAAACGTTACTGAAAACCTCATTCATTCCTTACAATAATACTTTCCAATCGAATCTAGTATTACTTGTATGTGTTATAGGGGGGAATGGTGGTGGATAAAGTTGCCAACCATCCAACCCTTCACGTGCCGTTAGACATGCTAAATATGGTACTCTTTGAGCTAATTTAGTAACTTCCGAAGCTGGTGGTATTCTACCACCTGTTAATTGCCTTGTACAAGCTGCTAAAGAAGCAGCATGAgctacaattaaaatatttcctacAGTACTTTCAATAATTCGTTTGATTAATTCGTAACTTCTCTCATAATACTGGGCTGCGTTTTCTTTTAATGGAAGCTCTTTTGTTTTAATCACTGGATCATAGCTTTTGTCTATATTAAAGCCTGCTTTTATTAATTCTTCGGATGTCATCCAAACTGGAACACCATTTGGATACCATGCTAACCACTCAATAAGACCGGGCTCTATTTTCATTGGAATGTTTGAGTCTAATCCTTTTAAAATGTGAGCTAACGTTTGTATACATCTTAATGAGGGCGATGTAAAAGCCACATCTATTTTAATACTGGATGATTTCATAGCTTCTCCTACCAAGCTTGCTTGTACTTCACCTACAGTAGTTAAGGGACTATCATTTCGAAAGTCTTGTATATTTCTTGACGGTATTTCCTTTGGCATGTTCAAATCTCTGCGAACATATGAGCCGTTTGATTCGAAGCAATAACGAATCCATGCCCCAAATGTAAAATCTACTCTTTCTCCATGGCGACATATAAAAATTTGTCTTGAGGAACTTGAAGGTGCCTCAGAAGCCTCAATCTATACAGaaaacaatatataaaaataaaattaaatgatcaaaaggataattagaaataatatgaTTACCGGTTCATTGGTTGTTGCAATTCCATCAGGACTATCTACAGAATCACCTGATGATAATACTGGTGGTTTTCGAGTAACAGgtatttcttccttttccgaAATGTCATTTCTATTATCAGTAATTTGTATAGTAGTATGTAAAGTCCACGAATCTGATTCAGCTGTACGTTTTGTGTGATTTAAAGGTAGATGGCCTG includes these proteins:
- the Etfb gene encoding electron transfer flavoprotein beta subunit isoform X1 gives rise to the protein MARVLVGVKRVIDYAVKIRVKPDKTGVITDGVKHSMNPFDEIAIEEAVRMKEKKLVQEIIAVSCGPTQAQDTIRTALAMGADKGIHVEISGAEYETLQPIHVSKILAKLAQEEKADLVIIGKQAIDDDCNQTAQMIGGYLDWPTGTFCSKVENNNGELTVTREIDGGLEVIKMKMPAVLSTDLRLNEPRYATLPNIMKAKKKPIKKITPKDLGVDFAARIEMLSVEEPPARKGGVILPDIDTLIGKLKEAGHV
- the Epp gene encoding ecdysteroid phosphate phosphatase, whose amino-acid sequence is MATLPPRKNPTPTKILKQHLTPLQTLLQLGFPKHRAEKALAATGHRGIQLASDWLVAHVRDPTLDSDTHRQYVLYACPTGELAEELMKFWSESKELIWNGAHNYMPHITLVSFFNAPDESTEELVNALENIVNQDELSDNIELETYISPNFMGLFVKEVNAEWLKNISVRYVNKLTSLGISAEPQIKSLHLTLAYQFPSNLYQQLRLMVEKLKLTSSANWELRLYSRDSRLQNAHVHKVTHAHMPREHDELELRVGDYIYIPEGACSVSTDGWVEGISWLTGISGHLPLNHTKRTAESDSWTLHTTIQITDNRNDISEKEEIPVTRKPPVLSSGDSVDSPDGIATTNEPIEASEAPSSSSRQIFICRHGERVDFTFGAWIRYCFESNGSYVRRDLNMPKEIPSRNIQDFRNDSPLTTVGEVQASLVGEAMKSSSIKIDVAFTSPSLRCIQTLAHILKGLDSNIPMKIEPGLIEWLAWYPNGVPVWMTSEELIKAGFNIDKSYDPVIKTKELPLKENAAQYYERSYELIKRIIESTVGNILIVAHAASLAACTRQLTGGRIPPASEVTKLAQRVPYLACLTAREGLDGWQLYPPPFPPITHTSNTRFDWKVLL
- the Etfb gene encoding electron transfer flavoprotein beta subunit isoform X2 — its product is MNPFDEIAIEEAVRMKEKKLVQEIIAVSCGPTQAQDTIRTALAMGADKGIHVEISGAEYETLQPIHVSKILAKLAQEEKADLVIIGKQAIDDDCNQTAQMIGGYLDWPTGTFCSKVENNNGELTVTREIDGGLEVIKMKMPAVLSTDLRLNEPRYATLPNIMKAKKKPIKKITPKDLGVDFAARIEMLSVEEPPARKGGVILPDIDTLIGKLKEAGHV